Proteins from one Lachnospiraceae bacterium KGMB03038 genomic window:
- a CDS encoding DUF1648 domain-containing protein encodes MSKKNLIPAVLLIGTFVILFVATFFLPDKIPFHFDVNGEAGWYASKYFILLLTPVPYLIYHQFTHKKK; translated from the coding sequence ATGAGTAAAAAGAATTTGATCCCCGCGGTGTTATTGATTGGAACCTTTGTCATATTGTTTGTGGCAACATTTTTCCTTCCAGACAAGATACCGTTTCATTTCGATGTAAATGGTGAAGCTGGCTGGTATGCGAGTAAGTATTTTATCCTGCTGCTTACACCTGTTCCGTATTTGATCTATCATCAATTTACACACAAGAAAAAATGA
- a CDS encoding winged helix-turn-helix transcriptional regulator has translation MTTVFKALSDDTRRQILKLLANGDMTAKEISENFTISKPAISKHLDILKEARLVTSERTGMSVTYSLNASVLQTTLGAFLEFFDTNKATGKEGNENETI, from the coding sequence ATGACCACTGTATTCAAAGCACTATCTGATGATACCAGACGACAAATCCTGAAGTTACTTGCAAACGGTGATATGACAGCAAAAGAAATTTCTGAAAATTTTACCATTTCAAAGCCTGCCATATCAAAACATCTTGATATTTTGAAAGAAGCAAGATTAGTGACAAGTGAACGAACAGGAATGTCCGTTACTTATTCTCTTAATGCTTCGGTATTGCAAACAACTTTAGGCGCTTTTTTGGAGTTTTTTGATACAAACAAAGCGACAGGAAAAGAGGGAAACGAAAATGAAACTATATAA
- a CDS encoding SdpI family protein — protein MKLYKNLNMIFLIIFIIGTALCFNYLPGEIPLFMQSPPRWVFIGICFAILLLLAIVAFFPHKISKSDNEVRNDITLTAINFLGLGIFLFYFVTIAKYCGLKMNYMRGIVLIVGGLMVLVGNLLPQMPYRSRIGFKLPWILKDKLCWQKTHRFAGYTAIPFGIIQCLLVLFVPDNNIIFMFGVGFWIIIVCVYSLFCVNTNRKHK, from the coding sequence ATGAAACTATATAAAAATCTAAATATGATATTCTTGATTATATTCATCATAGGGACGGCTCTGTGTTTTAATTATCTCCCCGGTGAAATCCCTTTGTTTATGCAAAGTCCTCCCCGTTGGGTTTTTATTGGAATTTGTTTTGCTATTCTACTTTTATTAGCCATTGTAGCCTTTTTCCCTCACAAAATCTCCAAAAGTGACAATGAAGTAAGAAATGATATTACTCTAACTGCGATTAACTTCTTGGGGCTTGGGATATTTCTTTTCTATTTTGTCACGATAGCTAAATATTGCGGGTTAAAGATGAATTACATGAGAGGCATTGTGCTTATCGTGGGAGGCTTAATGGTATTAGTCGGAAATTTGTTACCACAAATGCCTTACCGCAGCCGTATCGGGTTTAAATTGCCTTGGATTTTAAAAGACAAACTATGCTGGCAAAAAACACATAGATTTGCTGGATATACAGCCATTCCATTTGGTATCATTCAATGCTTACTTGTTTTGTTTGTTCCCGATAATAACATAATCTTTATGTTTGGTGTTGGCTTTTGGATTATAATTGTGTGTGTTTATTCATTATTTTGTGTAAATACCAACCGTAAGCACAAATAA
- a CDS encoding GntR family transcriptional regulator: MNNNSYAKQYKYQRIAEDIKIDIFSNRMKGNTPLPSIREYAKKYCVNPNTISNALNLLKNENIIYTYRTKGYFVVENIEDRRYALAQKEICNLINILYKIGIDKQSLLNILLKPPQIIEPVKTIKAGDNMGK; this comes from the coding sequence ATGAATAATAATTCGTATGCTAAACAATACAAATACCAGAGAATTGCAGAGGATATTAAAATAGACATATTCTCAAACCGCATGAAAGGCAATACGCCATTACCTAGTATCAGAGAGTATGCTAAGAAATATTGTGTCAATCCAAATACGATTAGTAATGCACTTAATCTTTTGAAGAATGAAAATATTATATATACTTACCGGACTAAAGGGTATTTTGTAGTGGAAAATATTGAGGACAGAAGATATGCACTAGCACAAAAAGAAATATGTAATTTAATAAATATCTTATACAAAATCGGAATTGACAAACAATCGTTATTAAATATTTTATTAAAACCCCCGCAGATTATTGAACCCGTAAAGACTATAAAGGCAGGTGATAACATGGGAAAGTAA
- a CDS encoding winged helix-turn-helix transcriptional regulator, with amino-acid sequence MVLTFKENEERVFRKILSILSDEPEIRPVQPQAAPVISFPGLTIYPYQRQVFRGETEIPLTHLEFSVLLYLAQQPGRVFSQQQIFEAVWNEDSDTCRHAVVSIIHQLRKKIEPDPAQPVYIQTMIHTGYKFVIPKE; translated from the coding sequence ATGGTCTTGACCTTTAAAGAAAATGAGGAAAGAGTTTTCCGGAAAATATTATCCATTCTGTCTGATGAACCGGAAATCAGACCCGTGCAACCACAGGCAGCACCGGTCATTTCCTTTCCCGGCCTCACAATCTATCCCTATCAGCGACAGGTGTTCCGAGGAGAGACAGAAATACCGCTGACCCATCTGGAATTTAGCGTCCTACTTTATCTGGCGCAACAGCCCGGACGGGTGTTCAGCCAGCAGCAGATTTTTGAGGCGGTCTGGAATGAGGACAGCGACACATGCCGCCATGCGGTTGTCAGTATCATCCACCAGCTCCGCAAGAAGATAGAGCCTGATCCGGCGCAGCCGGTTTATATCCAGACCATGATCCATACCGGCTATAAGTTCGTCATACCAAAGGAATAG
- a CDS encoding ABC transporter permease, with protein sequence MRPSALSRKKNTIWYGSAVMELRRSANPSDRNRRRRLLNAIGMSGKQMKKMLIWESATYIGGAIVLTVTMGNLLGWLICQAEIVKNQWAFIYHFTLVPVIVCLPLLILVAIAIPLTFYKSICKKSIVERLRVE encoded by the coding sequence ATGAGGCCATCCGCTCTTTCCAGAAAGAAAAATACTATTTGGTACGGATCGGCTGTGATGGAATTGAGGCGGTCAGCGAACCCTTCCGACAGGAATAGGAGGCGAAGGTTGCTTAATGCCATTGGCATGAGTGGAAAGCAAATGAAAAAAATGCTGATCTGGGAAAGCGCAACATATATCGGTGGCGCAATAGTTTTAACTGTGACGATGGGTAATTTGTTAGGATGGCTAATTTGTCAGGCTGAAATAGTAAAAAATCAGTGGGCTTTCATTTATCACTTCACATTGGTACCAGTAATCGTGTGTTTGCCGTTATTGATTTTAGTGGCGATTGCTATTCCACTGACATTCTACAAAAGCATCTGCAAGAAAAGCATTGTAGAACGACTTCGAGTTGAGTAA
- a CDS encoding helix-turn-helix domain-containing protein: MDYMTLREAGEKWGISPRQINSYCSDGRIPGAEKMGRVWLIPKDAKKPIDGRTKLGKERKGNGE; the protein is encoded by the coding sequence ATGGATTATATGACTTTAAGGGAAGCTGGCGAAAAATGGGGGATCTCTCCCCGGCAGATCAATAGCTATTGTTCTGATGGCCGTATTCCTGGAGCCGAAAAAATGGGACGGGTTTGGTTAATCCCGAAAGATGCAAAAAAGCCGATTGATGGCAGAACCAAACTTGGAAAGGAGCGCAAAGGGAATGGCGAATAA
- a CDS encoding response regulator transcription factor produces MANNILLLEDDMSLIDGLQYSLKKNGYAVEVARTVSEAKRLLQNIDQYDLLILDVTLPDGTGFEICEMVRNRNEQIPIIFLTASDEEVNVIRGLDSGGDDYITKPFKLGELCSRIRALLRRAGISKREKRSEIECGDISIDFLSNRVLLNGQLLDLTNVEYRLLCLLVRNANQIVTREMILNELWDDNGNFVDDNTLSVYIRRLREKVETDPSHPKHLMTARGFGYQWKEVSV; encoded by the coding sequence ATGGCGAATAATATTCTGCTGTTAGAAGATGACATGAGTTTGATAGATGGACTGCAATATTCTCTGAAAAAGAACGGGTATGCTGTTGAGGTTGCCCGTACTGTATCAGAGGCAAAAAGATTGCTGCAGAACATCGACCAATATGATTTGCTGATTTTAGATGTTACCCTGCCGGATGGCACAGGTTTTGAAATATGCGAGATGGTCCGCAATAGGAACGAACAAATTCCAATCATTTTTCTTACTGCTTCCGATGAAGAAGTAAATGTCATTCGAGGCTTGGATTCTGGTGGGGATGACTATATTACGAAGCCTTTCAAACTTGGAGAATTGTGTTCCCGTATTCGAGCCTTACTGCGCCGCGCCGGAATTTCTAAGAGAGAAAAAAGATCGGAGATTGAATGTGGCGATATTTCCATAGATTTTTTGAGCAATCGAGTTCTGCTGAATGGGCAGCTACTTGATCTAACCAATGTGGAATACCGTCTGCTCTGCCTTTTGGTGCGGAACGCAAATCAAATTGTCACCAGAGAAATGATCCTGAATGAGCTGTGGGATGATAACGGTAACTTCGTGGATGATAATACCTTATCTGTATATATACGGCGGCTCCGTGAGAAGGTTGAAACAGACCCTTCCCATCCCAAACATTTAATGACTGCTCGCGGGTTTGGGTATCAATGGAAAGAGGTGTCTGTATGA
- a CDS encoding HAMP domain-containing histidine kinase, whose translation MSFLQDKQIRRYIIFLAIFALVTLCAGGLFFIDQSDAVRSSYIAHDEAIASSLLEQGVPKDVIANALTSTETSQGGIELLTELGIESQAAANSLPYLSQFQRDTLITVLIGLAVLLTFLFAGTLIFFLRRKNLYQQAGKVIENYINGDFSFHLPQNSEGAIFYIFASVEQLATMLQAKSDTDHKAKEFLKSTISDISHQLKTPLAAITMYQEIIADEPENPETVKEFSEKIGVSLKRMEELIQSMLKITRLDTGNIVFEKRNCPVTELISRSISELTDRAITENKQIILKGNSEQTVFCDLEWTSEAIGNIVKNALDHTKPGDTIQISWECTPAILRIFIADSGSGIAPEDIHHIFKRFYRSKHSLETPGIGLGLPLAKSIITGQNGLLSVQSELNEGTTFTVSFLTES comes from the coding sequence ATGAGTTTCCTTCAAGACAAGCAGATACGCAGATATATCATTTTTTTGGCGATCTTTGCGCTTGTGACTTTATGTGCGGGCGGTCTGTTTTTCATAGATCAGAGTGATGCTGTCAGAAGCAGCTATATTGCACATGATGAAGCTATTGCTTCTTCGCTTTTGGAACAAGGCGTTCCGAAAGACGTAATCGCCAATGCCCTGACAAGTACCGAAACAAGTCAAGGCGGAATCGAATTGCTTACGGAATTGGGAATTGAAAGCCAAGCAGCAGCTAATTCTCTGCCTTATCTTTCTCAATTTCAAAGGGACACGCTGATAACGGTATTGATTGGTTTGGCTGTTTTGCTTACTTTTCTTTTTGCCGGAACGCTTATTTTCTTCCTGAGAAGGAAAAACCTATATCAGCAGGCCGGGAAAGTAATAGAGAACTATATCAATGGTGATTTTTCCTTTCACCTTCCACAAAACAGCGAGGGAGCAATTTTTTATATTTTTGCTTCTGTTGAGCAGCTTGCCACAATGCTTCAAGCCAAAAGTGATACAGACCATAAAGCAAAGGAATTTTTGAAAAGTACGATTTCTGATATATCCCATCAGCTAAAAACGCCATTGGCCGCCATTACAATGTATCAGGAAATTATTGCGGATGAACCGGAAAACCCGGAAACCGTAAAAGAGTTTTCAGAGAAAATCGGGGTATCACTAAAGCGAATGGAAGAATTGATCCAATCCATGCTGAAAATCACCCGTCTGGACACAGGGAATATTGTCTTTGAAAAAAGGAATTGCCCTGTGACAGAATTGATCTCCCGTTCCATCAGTGAATTAACAGACCGGGCCATAACGGAGAATAAGCAAATCATCCTGAAAGGTAATTCAGAGCAGACAGTTTTTTGTGATCTGGAATGGACGAGTGAAGCCATTGGAAACATTGTGAAAAACGCTTTAGACCATACAAAGCCGGGAGATACGATTCAAATTTCATGGGAATGTACACCGGCGATACTTCGTATTTTTATTGCTGACAGTGGCAGTGGGATTGCACCAGAAGATATACACCATATTTTCAAACGCTTCTATCGGAGTAAACATTCCCTTGAAACACCGGGGATTGGTTTGGGGCTTCCGTTGGCTAAGTCGATTATCACCGGTCAAAACGGCCTGCTTTCCGTTCAAAGTGAATTGAACGAAGGCACAACATTCACAGTTTCCTTTCTTACTGAATCGTAA
- a CDS encoding ABC transporter ATP-binding protein, with the protein MEILKVQNLCKTYGKGEAKVDALKNVSFSLEKGEFAAVVGESGSGKSTLLNCIGALDLPTSGTVLMDGQNLFSMKEEERTIFRRRNIGFIFQSFQLVSELNVEQNIMFPLLLDYRKPDPAAVKEILELLGLTKRRHHLPNQLSGGQQQRVAIGRALITKPKLILADEPTGNLDSKNSQDVIDLLTQASRRFQQTILMITHNKNLTASVDRVFRVTDGVLTDLGGNTDEALS; encoded by the coding sequence ATGGAAATCTTGAAAGTACAAAATTTATGTAAGACCTATGGTAAGGGCGAAGCAAAAGTTGACGCTTTAAAAAATGTTTCATTTTCTCTGGAAAAGGGAGAATTTGCTGCCGTTGTTGGTGAATCCGGTTCTGGAAAAAGCACCTTGCTGAATTGTATTGGTGCTTTAGACCTTCCTACTTCCGGCACAGTATTGATGGATGGGCAAAATCTTTTTTCTATGAAGGAGGAAGAACGCACCATTTTCAGACGGCGGAATATCGGATTCATTTTTCAATCCTTCCAGCTTGTTTCCGAGCTGAATGTGGAGCAGAATATCATGTTTCCGCTGCTTCTGGATTATCGCAAACCTGATCCGGCGGCCGTTAAGGAAATCCTGGAGCTGCTTGGTCTAACAAAGCGCCGCCACCATCTGCCAAACCAGCTTTCAGGCGGGCAGCAGCAAAGGGTTGCGATTGGCCGCGCTTTGATTACAAAGCCAAAGCTGATCTTGGCGGATGAACCCACCGGAAATTTGGACAGTAAAAACAGCCAGGATGTGATTGATCTGCTCACACAGGCTTCCAGACGCTTTCAGCAGACAATCTTAATGATTACCCATAATAAAAATCTGACCGCTTCGGTGGATCGGGTGTTCCGGGTAACAGATGGCGTGCTTACAGATTTAGGAGGGAATACGGATGAAGCATTATCTTGA
- a CDS encoding FtsX-like permease family protein translates to MKHYLDLVPISAKVHRKQSRMSIFCIVLAVFLVTTIFGMADMFVRSQIMKTQAETGNWHIALRNISDEDAAVIAARSDIEAVVAYDVLNFRGDQGYTLNGTETLICGSDEGLFTKILSDIIAEGNFPQNDNEAMVSVNAKEMLGLSIEDQIAVNLPDGNELAFTISGFVENTANLMSSDSYGVFITTEKYRTITSTAADGEPSENNTFFYVQFSNTGNIQNRISELKSQFGLSDEQVSENTKLLGLLGQSSDSFMVQVYISAAVLFVLVLLAGTMMIASSLNSNVAQRTEFFGLMRCIGATPKQVMRLVRKEALSWCRFAISVGVLSGMVVIWILCFILRLLSPEFFGEMPAFSISVPSIVAGIIVGLLTVLLAARSPAKKASKVSPLAAVSGNANDLQPIRKAANTKRLKVDTALGIHHAKASRKNFVLTVCSFALSIVLFLAFSVTITFMNHTLTPLYPWAPDLSIVSSDNSCSVDRAFIDELKENPAVDAVYGRMFAYDVPVTVNGAERTAILVSYEQQQFEWASDYLQSGSLETVQSELNTGLTVYDTQNSMQVGDTVTMQIGGQPVEIQITGLLSTSPFNNTGDSGIIIVSEDTFRQITGEENYTIIDMQLSSDATDEDVNAIHRTYGAGFDFVDKRMDNSSTLGVYYCVWLFLYGFLALIALITVFNVINSIALSVSARTKQYGAFRAIGLSTRQLSRMVIAEASTYAITGCVVGTVLGLICNRVLFALLINSKWGDPWAIPWVELGIIVLIMVLSVVLAVRGPIKKMQKMSIVDTISAQ, encoded by the coding sequence ATGAAGCATTATCTTGACCTTGTTCCTATTTCAGCAAAAGTCCATCGCAAGCAAAGCCGGATGTCCATTTTCTGTATCGTGCTGGCGGTGTTTCTGGTGACGACCATTTTTGGCATGGCAGATATGTTTGTCCGCAGCCAGATCATGAAAACGCAGGCGGAAACGGGAAATTGGCATATTGCACTACGCAATATTTCGGATGAAGATGCGGCAGTTATCGCTGCGCGCTCTGATATAGAGGCGGTTGTTGCTTATGATGTCTTAAATTTTCGCGGCGATCAGGGATATACCCTGAATGGAACAGAAACACTTATTTGCGGAAGTGATGAAGGGCTGTTCACAAAAATTCTCTCTGACATAATCGCAGAGGGCAATTTCCCGCAGAACGATAACGAGGCTATGGTATCGGTAAATGCAAAAGAAATGCTTGGCTTGTCGATTGAAGATCAGATTGCCGTCAACCTGCCTGACGGAAACGAACTTGCATTTACCATATCCGGTTTTGTTGAGAATACTGCAAATCTTATGAGCAGTGATTCTTATGGCGTGTTTATCACAACAGAAAAGTACCGTACGATCACTTCCACTGCTGCGGATGGTGAGCCATCTGAAAATAATACATTTTTTTATGTCCAGTTTTCTAATACAGGGAATATCCAAAATAGGATATCTGAATTGAAATCTCAATTTGGATTAAGTGATGAACAGGTTTCAGAAAACACAAAACTTCTCGGATTGCTTGGACAGAGCAGTGATTCCTTTATGGTGCAGGTCTATATTTCTGCTGCCGTTCTGTTTGTACTGGTTTTGCTTGCAGGCACTATGATGATCGCAAGCAGCCTGAACAGCAATGTTGCCCAGCGGACAGAGTTTTTCGGATTGATGCGCTGTATCGGGGCAACACCCAAACAGGTTATGCGGTTGGTACGGAAAGAAGCTCTCAGTTGGTGCCGTTTCGCAATTTCTGTGGGCGTTTTAAGCGGTATGGTCGTCATATGGATCTTATGCTTCATCCTTCGGCTCCTTAGCCCTGAATTTTTCGGAGAGATGCCTGCATTTAGTATCAGTGTGCCAAGTATTGTGGCGGGAATTATTGTAGGATTGCTGACGGTGCTTTTGGCCGCCCGGTCTCCCGCAAAGAAAGCCTCAAAGGTTTCCCCGCTGGCGGCAGTTTCCGGCAATGCGAATGACTTGCAGCCGATTCGGAAAGCGGCAAATACAAAGCGCCTCAAAGTGGATACCGCTCTCGGTATTCACCACGCAAAGGCAAGCCGCAAGAATTTTGTGCTGACGGTGTGTTCTTTTGCCTTGAGCATTGTCCTTTTCCTGGCTTTTTCTGTAACGATCACATTTATGAACCATACCCTGACCCCGTTGTATCCGTGGGCGCCGGATCTATCTATTGTAAGCTCGGACAATTCCTGCTCCGTTGACAGGGCATTTATCGACGAGCTGAAAGAAAATCCTGCTGTGGATGCGGTTTATGGCCGGATGTTTGCGTATGATGTGCCTGTTACGGTGAATGGGGCAGAAAGGACCGCCATCTTAGTTTCGTATGAGCAGCAGCAATTTGAATGGGCTTCTGACTATTTGCAATCCGGCTCATTGGAAACGGTACAAAGTGAATTGAATACCGGGCTGACCGTATATGATACACAAAACAGTATGCAGGTTGGCGACACGGTTACAATGCAAATTGGCGGCCAGCCTGTGGAAATACAAATTACAGGGCTTCTCTCAACCAGCCCGTTCAATAATACCGGCGATTCCGGCATTATCATTGTTTCCGAAGATACCTTCCGTCAGATCACCGGGGAAGAAAACTATACCATCATTGATATGCAGTTATCCTCTGACGCGACAGATGAAGATGTGAATGCGATTCATCGCACCTACGGAGCCGGATTTGATTTCGTAGACAAACGGATGGATAATAGCAGCACATTAGGCGTTTATTACTGTGTATGGCTGTTCCTCTATGGTTTCTTGGCGCTGATTGCGTTAATTACCGTATTCAATGTGATCAACAGCATTGCGTTGAGTGTTTCAGCCAGAACAAAGCAGTACGGCGCTTTCCGGGCGATTGGGTTAAGTACCCGCCAGCTTTCCAGAATGGTAATTGCCGAAGCATCCACCTATGCGATAACCGGCTGTGTGGTTGGTACTGTGCTGGGATTGATCTGCAATAGAGTCCTCTTTGCCCTGCTGATAAATTCTAAGTGGGGAGATCCCTGGGCTATTCCCTGGGTGGAACTTGGAATTATCGTATTGATTATGGTACTTTCTGTGGTTTTGGCTGTTCGCGGGCCGATCAAAAAGATGCAGAAGATGTCCATTGTAGATACAATCAGCGCACAGTAA
- a CDS encoding response regulator transcription factor gives MNPMRVLLVDDHALFAQSLAIVLSDFPSIEQFSNIKSVDEIEAKIGRDKPDILLMDINLGKLSEEDGLLLAQNLLQKYPDQKIVILSGYDLPVYRKEAEKLGAKGFINKDIEPEELLHILEAINNGSTYFEKDGTYIEELTETEKQVLLLLAGGTKRKEIAEQLFMSERTVSNHLQHIFEKLGVSSAVEAITKAIQLGYIPPL, from the coding sequence ATGAATCCTATGCGAGTTTTGTTGGTCGATGACCATGCGCTTTTTGCTCAAAGTTTGGCGATTGTATTATCAGACTTCCCATCCATTGAACAGTTTTCAAATATCAAATCCGTTGATGAAATAGAGGCAAAGATTGGAAGGGACAAGCCGGATATTCTCCTAATGGACATCAATCTTGGAAAACTGTCCGAGGAAGATGGCCTGCTCCTGGCACAGAACCTTTTACAAAAATATCCCGACCAAAAAATTGTAATTTTGTCAGGATATGATCTGCCCGTTTACAGAAAAGAAGCTGAAAAGCTGGGGGCAAAAGGTTTTATCAACAAAGATATTGAACCCGAAGAACTGCTGCATATTCTGGAAGCAATAAATAATGGCTCCACCTACTTTGAAAAAGATGGAACCTATATAGAGGAACTAACAGAGACCGAAAAGCAAGTTCTGCTTCTGCTGGCCGGAGGAACTAAAAGGAAAGAAATTGCCGAACAGCTTTTTATGAGTGAGAGAACGGTATCCAATCATTTGCAGCACATATTTGAAAAATTAGGGGTTTCTTCAGCAGTAGAAGCTATCACAAAAGCTATTCAATTAGGGTATATTCCACCACTTTAA